AGCGCCGCGTCCGGCTTGGGCTCGCGGTAGAACAGCATGGCGGCGTCGGCCAGCTCGTTGATCGTGTTGGTGCGCTCTTTCATGAGGCCCAGCACGGCGGCGAGCGGCGGCGCGCCGTCGAACACCGCGCCCTCGCGTTCCATCTTCGGACGCGCCAGGCCTGCCAGACGCTCGTTGTCGGCCTGCTTGATATAGTGGTTGTTCAGCCAGCCCAGCTTTTCCGGATTGAACTGCGCGGCCGACGCGGTCAGGTGGTCGAGGTTGAACCACTCGGTGAACTGCTGCATCGAGAAGATCTCGTCGTCGCCGTGGCTCCAGCCCAGGCGTGCGAGGTAGTTCAGCATCGCTTCCGGCAGATAGCCCTGCTCCGGGTAGTCCATCACGCTGACGGCGCCATGGCGCTTGGACAGCTTCTGGCCATCCGCGCCGAGAATCATCGGCAGGTGGCCGTACTGCGGCAGCTCGGCGCCGAGGGCGCGCAGGATATTGATCTGGCGGGGCGTGTTGTTGACGTGGTCGTCGCCGCGCAGCACGTGGGTGATCTTCATGTCCCAGTCGTCGACCGCGACGCAGAAGTTATACGTCGGCGTGCCGTCCGGACGGGCGATCACGAGATCGTCCAGTTCCTTGTTGGCGATAGTGATCTGGCCCTTGACGACGTCGTGCCACGTGACCTCGCCGTCGAGCGGATTCTTGAAGCGCACGACGGGCTTGACGCCTTCCGGCACGGGCGGCAACGTCTTGCCCGGTTCCGGGCGCCAGGTGCCGTCGTAGCGCGGCTTTTCGCCGGCGGCGCGCATGCGCTCGCGCATCGCTTCCACTTCTTCCGGTGAGCAGTAGCACAGGTATGCGGTGCCGGCTTCCAGCATGCCCTTGACCACCTCGCGGTAACGGTCCATCCGCTGCATCTGGTAGAACGGGCCTTCGTCGTGGTTCAAGCCCAGCCATGTCATGCCTTCCAGGATCGCCTGCACGGCTTCCGGCGTCGAACGCTCCAGGTCGGTATCTTCGATGCGCAGGACGAAGGTGCCGCCGAAGTGGCGGGCATAGGCCCACGAGTAGAGCGCGGTGCGGGCGCCGCCGAGGTGGAGATAGCCGGTCGGGCTGGGAGCGAAACGGGTACGGACGGTCATGGTCGGATACGGCCTGGAATTGATCAAGCGGCTATTTTACAGCCTGCCCCGCCAACGAGGGGAGGCGCGAACCCGCGCCATCACGGCCCGAAACGGCTGAAAATTACTTTACAGAAACTAAACTTTTCGCTAGAGTCTCGCCTCATATTCCCACCTCCCCCCTTCCCGTCCATGCCGAACGACCCGATCCCCGCTGCCATTGCGCGTTTGCGCGGGGAATTCGTCTGCGCGGCGACGGAAATCGGCTTCCTGCACGCGCAATCCCGGACGATCCTGCGCGACCTGCGCCGCGCCCTGACCCTGTGCTCGCTGTTCTACATGATGTTCAGCGTCACCGACATCCTGGCCCTCGGCCTGCCGGGCGCGATCCCGTCGCTGCTGGCCCGGTCCACCGTGCCGATGCTGGCCTGGGTCGGCGTGCGCCATGCGTGGCGCGCGCCAGCGCCCGTCACGGCCGCATACCGGGTCGCGAGCGCCTTCACCTTGCTGGGCATGCTCACGTACATGATCGTCGCGTGGCGCCGCCCGGCCGACACCCTGCTGCACGGCACATCCGTCGGCCTGATGGCCGTCGTGGTCCTGATCTTCATTCCGAACCGGCTGCGCACGGCCGTCGCCATCGCGCTCGGCGCCAGCCTCGTCTTCATCGCGCTGTCCTGGCACCAGCATCTCGAATCGACGCGCCACCTCGTGTCGATGACGATGCTGATCCTGTTCGCCAACGCCTTCGGCGCCGTCGCGGCGAACCGTCACGCGCGCCTGTGGCGCGAGCAATACCGCACGCAGCAGGTGCTGACGAACCTGTCCGTCCGCGATCCGCTGACGGGCTGCTACAACCGGCGCCACCTGAACGCGGCCCTGCTCGACGGCGAGATCGCCCGCGCGCGCCGCTACCGCCTCAGCCTGTCGCTGATCATGTGCGACCTGGACGGCTTCAAGGCCATCAACGACACCTACGGCCACCACGCCGGCGACGAACTGCTGCGCAGCTTCGCGCATCTGCTCCAGACGATGACGCGCGAATCCGTCGACACCGTCGTGCGCTACGGCGGCGAGGAATTCCTGATCATCCTGCCGGAAACGCGGCTGGACGGCGCCACCGAACTGGCCGAGCGCGTGCGCACTGCCTTCGCCGCCCTGCGCGTCGATTGCGGCGACGCGGCCCTGGCCACGACCGCCAGCTTCGGCGTCGTCGGCGCCGACTTCGCCGTGAGCCAGGCGATCACGCCGCAAAGCCTGATCGCCGTCGCGGACGAGCTGATGTACGAGGCCAAGCGGGGCGGCCGCAACCAGGTGCGCGCGCGCCAGGTCGAGCCGGGCATCGCGCGCGTGGCGTAGACGGGCGATAATCTCGCCGATGAGCCATAGTCCTGCACCCGATCTGCGGGCCCACTACGACGCCATGTGGGAACGCGCCTGGCCGGCCGTCGCCCTGGGCGACGTCGACTGCGACACGCATCTGGGCGGCGGCCTCGATCCGCGCCGCGGCATGACCCTGATCGCCCGCCCCGACCCGGCGCTGGCGGCCCGCCTCGAACACGTGCAGGACCGCCTGGCCGGCGCCGATCCGCGCCAGTACCGCCAACCCCGTGCCGACCTGCACGTGACGATCCTGTCGCTGTTCACGGTGACGGAAGACTACGCACCGCATCTGGCGCGCCGTGCCGGCTACACGGCGGCCGTGCGCGCGGCGGTGGACGGCTTGCCCGCGTTCGACATCGACTTCGACGGCATCACGATCTCGCGCGGCGCCGTGCTGGCGCGGGGCTTTCCGCGCGACGGCACGCTGGAGCTGCTGCGCACGCGCCTGCGCGACGCGCTGCGTGCACGTGGACTGGACGGCATGCTCGACCAGCGCTATCGGCTCGTCACGGCGCATTCGACCCTGCTGCGGTTTATTGCGCCGCCGGCCGGTCCCGCACGCTTCGCCGCGGTGCTGGCCGAGCTGCGCGGGATGCCGCTCGGGACGATGCATGTGGACACGCCGCAGCTCGTGGTCAACGACTGGTATATGTCGAGCGCCGCAGTGGAATCGATCGAGGCGTTTCCGTTACGTCGCCACGTGCCGTAGCGCGCGCCCGCAACTGGCCGCAGCCACCGTCGACGTCCTGGCCGGCCGAGTCCCGCAGCTTGGTCAGCACGCCCCGCTCGAACAGCCACGCAGCGATCGCGCGCGCCTTGTCCCAGCGGGGCCGGCGGAAGTCGAGGCCGGGATTCGTGTTGTAGGGGATCATGTTCAGCACGGCATACTTGCCGCGCAGGAGACTCACGAGCGCCTCCAGCTCGTCCTCGCCATCGTTGACGCCGTCCAGCAAGGTCCACTGGTACTGGATCGGATAGCCGGTGAGGCGCGCGTAACGTTCGCCCTCGTCGACCAGCTCAAAGGCCGTCATGCGCGGCGCGCGCGGCAGCAGGCGCGCGCGCAGGTCCGCTTTCGTCGTATGCAGCGACAGCGCCAGCGCCGGCTTCACGCGCCCTTCGGGCAGCCGCTCGAACACGCGCGGATCGCCCACCGTCGAGAACACGAGGTTCTTGTGGGCGATATTGCCCTCGATGCCGAGCAGGTCGATGGCTTCCAGCACATTGTCCAGATTGTGCGCGGGCTCGCCCATGCCCATGAACACGACTTTCTTCACGGGCCGCCGACGGCGCGCCAGCACGACCTGGGCGACGATCTCGCCGCTCGTCACTTGCCGGATCAGGCCGCTTTGCCCCGTCATGCAGAACTGGCACCCGACCGCGCACCCGACCTGGCTCGACACGCACACTCCGTCGCGCGGCAGCAGCACGGATTCCACGGTCTGGCCATCGGCGAGGCCGACCAGCAGGCGGGCCGAGCCGTCGTCGGCCGGATGCGTGCCGAGGACGCGCGCGAGCGCATCCAGTTCGGCATCCAGCTGCGGCAACGCTTCCCGGACGGGCTTCGGCAGGAAATCGTCGGGGCGGCGGCGGCCGCGGTCGTGGTCCATCACGCGGACCCAGTCGCGCAGCACGCGGTCTTCGTGCAGGGGCTGGGCGCCCAAGGCGCGCAACCTCGCGCGAATTGTTTCGATACGCATTCTTTTGTTAGCTCATAAACGCCATCCCCATCTTATGGGGTCAGCATCTTATGGGGTCAGAGCCCGGTTTTTCCGTTAGGGCTCTGACCTCATCTGATCAGATCGACCGGTGAATCTGTGGCCGCGCGTCAGAAACCGGTTTTTAGTTCTGTCGCGGCTGGGCACCGGGGGTCAGCATCTTATGGGGTCAGAGCCCGGTTTTTCCGTTAGGGCTCTGACCTCATCTGATCAGATCGACCGGTGAATCTGTGGCCGCGCGTCAGAAACCGGTTTTTAGTTCTGTCTAGTTCTGTCGCGGCTGGGCACCGGGGTCAGAGCCCTAGAAGAAGAACCGGGCTCTGACCCCTCCGCGTTTAGTCGTTCTTGACGACGATCGTCGGAAACTTCGCCGTCATATCCTTCGCCTGCTCGGCCACCTTGACCGCCACCTTGCGCGCGATGTCCTTGTAGATCGCGGCGACGGGACCATCCGGCTCGGCGACAACGGTCGGCGTCCCCGAATCCGTCTGCTCGCGGATCGACAGCTGCAGCGGCAGCTTGCCGAGGAATTCCACGTGGAAGTCGGCGCACATCTTCTCGCCGCCGCCTTCGCCGAAGATCGCCTCGACATGGCCGCAGTTCGAGCAGATGTGGGTGCTCATGTTTTCCACGACGCCGAGGATCGGGATGCCGACCTTCTCGAACATCTTGAGGCCCTTGCGCGCGTCCAGCAGGGCGATATCCTGCGGGGTGGTGACGATCACCGCGCCCGTGACGGGCACTTTCTGCGCCAGCGTCAGCTGGATGTCGCCCGTGCCCGGCGGCATGTCGACGACGAGGTAGTCGACGTCTTTCCAGTTCGTCTGTTCCAGCAGCTGCTGCAGCGCCTGCGTGACCATCGGGCCGCGCCACACCATCGGCTCGTCCGGATCGATCATGAAGCCGATCGACGACACCTGCACGCCGTGGTTTTCCAGCGGCTCCATCGTCTTGCCGTCCAAGCTTTGCGGACGGCCCGAGACGCCCAGCATCATCGGCTGCGACGGGCCGTAGATGTCGGCGTCCAGCAGGCCGACCTTGGCGCCCTCGGCGGCCAGGGCCAGCGCGAGGTTGACGGCCGTCGTCGACTTGCCGACGCCACCCTTGCCGGACGCGACGGCGATGATGTTCTTCACGTTCGGCATCACCTTCAGGCCGCGCTGCACGGCGTGCGACAGGATCTTGCTCGTGACGTTGACGCTGGCGTTGCTCACGCCGGGCAGCTTGCGCAGCGCGTCGACGACGGAAGCGCGGATGCCCGCCGCCTGGCTCTTGGCCGGATAGCCGAGCTCGATGTCGAGGGCGACGTTGCCCCCGTCGACCTGGATATTCTTGACTGCCTTGGAGGATACGAAATCTTTATTGGTATTGGGATCGACGACAGCGGCCAGGGCGGCCTTGACGTCATCTACAGTGATGCTCATTGGGTTCTCCGGATGTGATGCGCAAGTTTAGCGCAAAAGTTCCCCCTGCGCGCTCAGGGTCATCCGCTGGTAAAATGCCTTTTTTCCTGGACAACCTCAACCTTCCACCATGACACGCAAGCTGTTCGTCACCACCGCCCTGCCCTACGCCAACGCTGCCTTCCACATCGGCCACATGATGGAGTACATCCAGGCCGACATCTGGGTCCGGTTCCAGCGAATGCAGCGCGACGCCGGCGAACAGCGCGTCGTGCACTTCGTCGGCGCCGACGATACGCACGGTACGCCGATCATGATCGCCGCCGAGAAGGAAGGCGTGACGCCGCAGGAATTCGTCGCGAAGATCGCGGCCGGCCGCGCGCAATACCTGGACGGCTTCCACATCGCCTTCGACAACTGGTATTCGACGGATTCGCCGGAAAACGTCGACCTGTCGCAGGGTATCTACCGCCGCCTGCGCGACAATGGCCTGATCTACACGAAGACCGTCGACCGCTTCTACGACACGGCGAAAGGCATGTTCCTGGCCGACCGCAACATCAAGGGCGAGTGCCCGGTCTGCCACGCGAAGGACCAGTACGGCGACAACTGCGAAGTGTGCGGCGCCGCCTACCAGCCGACCGAGCTGATCAATCCGTACTCCGTGTTCACCGGGTCGACGCCGATCCTGAAGCCGTCCGAGCAGTACTTCTTCAAGCTGTCCGACCCGCGCTGCTTCCAATTCCTGAAGGAGTGGCTGAACACCCCGGGCCGCCTGCAGCCGGAAATGGTCAACAAGGTGTCGGAATGGCTGGGCGAGAACGGCGAAAAGCTGGCCGACTGGGACATTTCGCGCGACGCGCCCTATTTCGGCATCCCGATCCCGGACGCGCCGGGCAAATTCTTCTACGTGTGGCTGGACGCGCCGGTCGGCTATCTCGCCAGCCTCAAGAATTACTTCGAGAAGCAGGGTATCGATTACGAAGCCTTCCTGAACGATCCGTCGGCGGAGCAAGTGCACTTCATCGGCAAGGACATCGTCTCGTTCCACCTGCTGTTCTGGCCGGCGATGCTGAATTTCTCGGGCCACCCGATCATCGACAAGCTGAAGGTCAACGTCCACGGCCACCTGACCGTGAACAACGAAAAGATGTCGAAGTCGCGCGGCACGGGCATCTCGCCGCTGCGCTATCTGCAGCTGGGCATGAATCCGGAATGGCTGCGCTACTACCTCGCGTTCAAGCTGAACGCGCGCGTCGAAGATCTCGACTTCACGGGCGACGATTTCGTCGCGCGCGTGAACAGCGACCTGATCGGCAAGTACGTGAACATCGCCAGCCGCTGCGCCGGCTTCGTCGCCAAGCGCTTCGACGGCAAGCTGGCGTCGACGCTGTCGGACGATGCGAAACAGTGGATTGCCCGCGCGCTGAACGGCGAAGTTAATGGCAACCTCGGCGAGCGCCAGGCGTCGATCGCGGCGAACTTCGAGTCGCGCGAGTTCGGCAAGGCGCTGCGCGAGATCATGGAAGTGGCCGATGTCGCCAACCGCTACGTCGACGAGAACAAGCCGTGGATCCTGGCCAAGGACGAGACGAAGACGGCCGAGCTGCACGACGTCTGCACCGCCGCGCTGATCCTGTTCCGCCAGCTGACGATCCTGCTGTCGCCCGTGCTGCCGCATGTGGCCGCGCGCGTGCGCGAATTCCTCGGGGACGAAGCCTACTCGTGGGACGACACCCAAGGCGAGCGCGTGTACGCCCCGCTGCTGGGCCGCACCATCGGCGCCTACAGCCACCTGATGCAACGCGTGGACGCGAAGATGGTCGAGGACCTGTTCGACAAGCCGGCCCCGGCCGCCGCGCCTGCCGCCGAGACCGCAGCCGCACCGGCCGCGACTGCCGAAGCCGCCGACATCGAAGAACTGGCGCCGGAGATCTCGATCGACGACTTCACCAAGATCGACCTGCGCGTGGCGAAGATCGTCAATTGTGAGCACGTCGAAGGTTCGAGCAAGCTGCTGCGCCTCACGCTGGACGTGGGCGAAGGCCGCTATCGTAATGTGTTCTCGGGTATCAAGTCGGCTTACCAGCCTGAGCAGTTGATCGGCAAGCTGACCGTCCTGGTGGCCAACCTGGCGCCGCGCAAGATGAAATTCGGCGTATCGGAAGGCATGGTGCTGTGCGCATCGAGCAAGGACGAAAAGGCGAATCCGGGCCTGTACCTGTTGGAGCCGGTGAGCGGCGCCCAGCCGGGCATGCGGATCCGCTAGGCCCGGCTCGGCGGCGTCAGTGGCTCTGTAACGGCGCCGCCAACGCGCTCTTGTTGTCCTTGTAATCCTGGCCGCCGATCTGGCTGACCATCTTTTCGGTGCGCTTCGCCGGGATGCGGCTGCCCGTGATTGCGGCCGCCGTGTCCATGGTCGACGTGGACGCGGCGCCGAGCGCGGGCGAGTCCGGCGTATCCTGGGTGCTGGCGCATCCGGCCAGGGCAAACGAAACGGCGACGAGAAGCGCGACGCAATGCGGGACAGCTTTCATGGATCACCTGTACGGAAAAGGTTGAGGAAACCGAGTCAATGCCTTGCCAGAATACCATCAATTTTACGCGCCGGTGGCAGTATATAATGCGCTGTTTTTTAATTAGATGAGGTCAGAGCCCTAAAAGAAGAACCGTGCTCTGACCCCATGAAGAATAAATTTAATAAATTTAATAAATCTACTTTTGAGTGGTAGCGAAAAATATGACCGAATACAAAGCCCTGAGGCACATCCCGCAAGCGAATCTGTACCGCCAAGGTGACGTCTTCGTCCTGTTCGGCGAACTGTTCGGCCGCGGCTATGTGAACGGCCTGATCGACGAGGCGCGCGCCGCCGGCATGACGATCCTCGGCATCACCGTCGGCCGCCGCAACGACGATGGCACCCTGCGCGCGCTGACGCCTGACGAGCATGCCGAGGCGGAAGAAAAGCTCGGTGGCCGCATCGTCAACGTACCGCTGATGGCCGGTTTCGACATGGACGCGCCCCCGGGCGAGCAGAATCCGACCGAGATGCTTTCCGGCATTACCCTCAAGAGCTGGCAAGAAGACAAACTGGACTGGACCAAGATCGAAGGTTGCCGCGCCGCCGGCGTGCAGCGCTTCACCGAGTCCGCCAAGGCCGTCATGGCCGAGATCGACAAGCTGATCCCGGACGGCGCCAATGTGTTCTTCGCACACACGATGGCCGGCGGCATCCCGAAGGTCAAGGCCTTCCTGGCCATTGCCAACCGCATCTATAAAGGCCGCGGCGAGCGCTTCATGTCGTCGCGCGCCCTGCTGGACAGCGACCTCGGCAAGCTGATCCTGATGAACTTCGACGAAGTCACGGCAAACACGCTGAAATACCTGATCGACGCGTCCGCCGCGATCCGCGCGCGCGTGGAATCGAAAGGCGGCCAGGTGCGCTACACGGCGTACGGCTACCACGGCACCGAGATCCTGATCGGCGACGAGTACGTGTGGCAGACCTACACGAACTACACGCAGGGCTATGCCAAGATGCGCCTGGAGTCGATCGCCGAGGCCGCTTGGGCCCAGGGCGTCAGCGCCACCGTGTTCAACTGCCCGGAAATCCGCACGAACTCGTCCGACATCTTCGTCGGCGTCGAACTGTCGCTGTTCCCACTGCTGCTCGCCCTGAAGAAGGAAGGCGGCGGCGCATGGGCGCAGGAACAGTGGGACATCTGCCAGGGCCTGCTGGGCGACGGCGTGTCGCTGCAATCGATCCTGGACAAGCTGGAAGCCTATCTGCAGACGGCCACCAGCGCATCGTTCCGCAATTTCGAGGCTTGGCCGATGGACAACACGCCGGAGCTGGCCGACCTGATGATCGGCACGTCCGACGAGATCACCTCGCTGCACAAGGACAAGAAGGCGCTGATCACGGACCACCTGTCGGCCCTCGTGCTGGAAGGCGCCGGCCCGCTGATGTTCCACGGCGCGGCCGAGAAGATCGCCCCGGTGCTGTGGCTCAACCACGACATCATCGCCCGTCAGCTCAATGCGCTGCACCAATAAGCGCTGACTCGCAGTATCATTCTTTGTTTTTATGACGCGGCGGCTCTCGATAAACGAAGCCGCCGTTTTGTACGACCTGCCTAGAAAAGCCATGAAACACACCCAGTACGAATCCGAGCACACCAAGTTCATCAAGCAACTGAAGGAAAAGACCCCGGGCATGGAAGAGCGCCAGCAGGCCGGCCGCTCGCTGCTGTGGGACAAGGCCCCGCTGTCGCTGGACGAGCAGCGCCGCATCGACGAATCGCGTCTCCGCCAGCAGGCGTACCCGTACCAGACCAAGGTCTGACGCGACCCGGTCCGATCTTCACCTGATTCTTTCCGAGGCCGACGACCATGGTGCCCGCGCAGGCGACGCCCGAAGGGCGCGCCGACCCCGATCCGGGCGACGGCACCACGGGCCTCCCGGCTGACGCCGCGGGTGCCGACGCCCACGCCGAGAGCGCCATCGCGCGCCTGTACGGCGAGCCGCTGCTGCACCTGCCCACCGACCTGTACATCCCGCCCGATGCGCTCGAGATTTTTCTCGACGCATTCGAAGGTCCGCTCGACCTGCTGCTGTACCTGATCCGCAAGCAGAATTTCAACATCCTCGACATCCCGATGGCCCAGGTCACGCTGCAATACCTGGAATACGTCGAGCAGATCCGCAAGAGCAATCTGGAACTGGCGGCGGAATACCTGCTGATGGCGGCGGTGCTGATCGAGATCAAGTCGCGTATGCTGCTGCCCAAGCGCGTCGACACGCTCGTCGAGGAAGCGGAAGACCCGCGCGCGGAACTGGTGCGGCGCCTGCTGGACTACGAGCAGATCAAGCTCGCGGCCCAGCAACTGGGCGCCCTGCCCCAGCTGGACCGCGACTTCGTGCGCCCGCAACTGCACATCGAGCAGGCGCTGGGTCCGATCTGGCCGCAGGTCGACCCGCACGACCTGCAGCGCGCCTGGATGGACGTGCTGCGCCGCGCGAAGCTGACCCAGCATCACCGCATCGGCCGCGAGGAATTGTCCGTGCGCGAGCACATGTCGGCGATCCTGCGTACGTTGCAGTCGGCCCGCTTCGTCGAGTTCTCGGAATTGTTCGGCGGCCAGGCCAGCGTGCCGGTCGTCGTCGTGCACTTCGTCGCCATGCTCGAACTGGCGAAAGAAACGTTAATCGAAATTACCCAGGCCGAACCTTTCGCCCCCATCTATGTGCGGCTCGCCTATTCCCCGGCGTAGCGCCACTACGAATCCGATATCATGAAAATCATTTCCACCATTGACGAACTGCGCGACCAGCTGCGCGGACAACTGCGCACCGCCTTCGTGCCGACGATGGGCAATCTGCACGAGGGCCACCTGTCGCTGATGCGCCTGGCGCGCCGCCACGGCGATCCGGTCGTCGCCTCGATCTTCGTCAACCGCCTGCAATTCGGCCCGAACGAGGACTTCGACAAATACCCGCGCACGTTCGAAGCCGACGTCGCCAAGCTGGAGAAGGAAGGCGTGTACGTGCTGTTCGCGCCGACCGAGAAAGACCTGTATCCCGAACCGCAGGAATACCGCGTCCAGCCGCCCGACGACCTG
This genomic stretch from Massilia putida harbors:
- the gltX gene encoding glutamate--tRNA ligase encodes the protein MTVRTRFAPSPTGYLHLGGARTALYSWAYARHFGGTFVLRIEDTDLERSTPEAVQAILEGMTWLGLNHDEGPFYQMQRMDRYREVVKGMLEAGTAYLCYCSPEEVEAMRERMRAAGEKPRYDGTWRPEPGKTLPPVPEGVKPVVRFKNPLDGEVTWHDVVKGQITIANKELDDLVIARPDGTPTYNFCVAVDDWDMKITHVLRGDDHVNNTPRQINILRALGAELPQYGHLPMILGADGQKLSKRHGAVSVMDYPEQGYLPEAMLNYLARLGWSHGDDEIFSMQQFTEWFNLDHLTASAAQFNPEKLGWLNNHYIKQADNERLAGLARPKMEREGAVFDGAPPLAAVLGLMKERTNTINELADAAMLFYREPKPDAALLAQHLTDAVRPALAQFAERLRDVEWTKPALSAMMKEVLAAHGLKMPQLAMPLRLLVTGQLQTPAIDAVLELFGRDVVVARVSKGF
- a CDS encoding GGDEF domain-containing protein, which codes for MPNDPIPAAIARLRGEFVCAATEIGFLHAQSRTILRDLRRALTLCSLFYMMFSVTDILALGLPGAIPSLLARSTVPMLAWVGVRHAWRAPAPVTAAYRVASAFTLLGMLTYMIVAWRRPADTLLHGTSVGLMAVVVLIFIPNRLRTAVAIALGASLVFIALSWHQHLESTRHLVSMTMLILFANAFGAVAANRHARLWREQYRTQQVLTNLSVRDPLTGCYNRRHLNAALLDGEIARARRYRLSLSLIMCDLDGFKAINDTYGHHAGDELLRSFAHLLQTMTRESVDTVVRYGGEEFLIILPETRLDGATELAERVRTAFAALRVDCGDAALATTASFGVVGADFAVSQAITPQSLIAVADELMYEAKRGGRNQVRARQVEPGIARVA
- a CDS encoding 2'-5' RNA ligase family protein — encoded protein: MSHSPAPDLRAHYDAMWERAWPAVALGDVDCDTHLGGGLDPRRGMTLIARPDPALAARLEHVQDRLAGADPRQYRQPRADLHVTILSLFTVTEDYAPHLARRAGYTAAVRAAVDGLPAFDIDFDGITISRGAVLARGFPRDGTLELLRTRLRDALRARGLDGMLDQRYRLVTAHSTLLRFIAPPAGPARFAAVLAELRGMPLGTMHVDTPQLVVNDWYMSSAAVESIEAFPLRRHVP
- a CDS encoding RNA methyltransferase; translated protein: MRIETIRARLRALGAQPLHEDRVLRDWVRVMDHDRGRRRPDDFLPKPVREALPQLDAELDALARVLGTHPADDGSARLLVGLADGQTVESVLLPRDGVCVSSQVGCAVGCQFCMTGQSGLIRQVTSGEIVAQVVLARRRRPVKKVVFMGMGEPAHNLDNVLEAIDLLGIEGNIAHKNLVFSTVGDPRVFERLPEGRVKPALALSLHTTKADLRARLLPRAPRMTAFELVDEGERYARLTGYPIQYQWTLLDGVNDGEDELEALVSLLRGKYAVLNMIPYNTNPGLDFRRPRWDKARAIAAWLFERGVLTKLRDSAGQDVDGGCGQLRARATARGDVTETPRSIPLRRSTYTSR
- the apbC gene encoding iron-sulfur cluster carrier protein ApbC produces the protein MSITVDDVKAALAAVVDPNTNKDFVSSKAVKNIQVDGGNVALDIELGYPAKSQAAGIRASVVDALRKLPGVSNASVNVTSKILSHAVQRGLKVMPNVKNIIAVASGKGGVGKSTTAVNLALALAAEGAKVGLLDADIYGPSQPMMLGVSGRPQSLDGKTMEPLENHGVQVSSIGFMIDPDEPMVWRGPMVTQALQQLLEQTNWKDVDYLVVDMPPGTGDIQLTLAQKVPVTGAVIVTTPQDIALLDARKGLKMFEKVGIPILGVVENMSTHICSNCGHVEAIFGEGGGEKMCADFHVEFLGKLPLQLSIREQTDSGTPTVVAEPDGPVAAIYKDIARKVAVKVAEQAKDMTAKFPTIVVKND
- the metG gene encoding methionine--tRNA ligase, which codes for MTRKLFVTTALPYANAAFHIGHMMEYIQADIWVRFQRMQRDAGEQRVVHFVGADDTHGTPIMIAAEKEGVTPQEFVAKIAAGRAQYLDGFHIAFDNWYSTDSPENVDLSQGIYRRLRDNGLIYTKTVDRFYDTAKGMFLADRNIKGECPVCHAKDQYGDNCEVCGAAYQPTELINPYSVFTGSTPILKPSEQYFFKLSDPRCFQFLKEWLNTPGRLQPEMVNKVSEWLGENGEKLADWDISRDAPYFGIPIPDAPGKFFYVWLDAPVGYLASLKNYFEKQGIDYEAFLNDPSAEQVHFIGKDIVSFHLLFWPAMLNFSGHPIIDKLKVNVHGHLTVNNEKMSKSRGTGISPLRYLQLGMNPEWLRYYLAFKLNARVEDLDFTGDDFVARVNSDLIGKYVNIASRCAGFVAKRFDGKLASTLSDDAKQWIARALNGEVNGNLGERQASIAANFESREFGKALREIMEVADVANRYVDENKPWILAKDETKTAELHDVCTAALILFRQLTILLSPVLPHVAARVREFLGDEAYSWDDTQGERVYAPLLGRTIGAYSHLMQRVDAKMVEDLFDKPAPAAAPAAETAAAPAATAEAADIEELAPEISIDDFTKIDLRVAKIVNCEHVEGSSKLLRLTLDVGEGRYRNVFSGIKSAYQPEQLIGKLTVLVANLAPRKMKFGVSEGMVLCASSKDEKANPGLYLLEPVSGAQPGMRIR
- a CDS encoding enoyl ACP reductase FabMG family protein, which encodes MTEYKALRHIPQANLYRQGDVFVLFGELFGRGYVNGLIDEARAAGMTILGITVGRRNDDGTLRALTPDEHAEAEEKLGGRIVNVPLMAGFDMDAPPGEQNPTEMLSGITLKSWQEDKLDWTKIEGCRAAGVQRFTESAKAVMAEIDKLIPDGANVFFAHTMAGGIPKVKAFLAIANRIYKGRGERFMSSRALLDSDLGKLILMNFDEVTANTLKYLIDASAAIRARVESKGGQVRYTAYGYHGTEILIGDEYVWQTYTNYTQGYAKMRLESIAEAAWAQGVSATVFNCPEIRTNSSDIFVGVELSLFPLLLALKKEGGGAWAQEQWDICQGLLGDGVSLQSILDKLEAYLQTATSASFRNFEAWPMDNTPELADLMIGTSDEITSLHKDKKALITDHLSALVLEGAGPLMFHGAAEKIAPVLWLNHDIIARQLNALHQ
- a CDS encoding DUF3460 family protein; translated protein: MKHTQYESEHTKFIKQLKEKTPGMEERQQAGRSLLWDKAPLSLDEQRRIDESRLRQQAYPYQTKV
- a CDS encoding segregation and condensation protein A, translated to MVPAQATPEGRADPDPGDGTTGLPADAAGADAHAESAIARLYGEPLLHLPTDLYIPPDALEIFLDAFEGPLDLLLYLIRKQNFNILDIPMAQVTLQYLEYVEQIRKSNLELAAEYLLMAAVLIEIKSRMLLPKRVDTLVEEAEDPRAELVRRLLDYEQIKLAAQQLGALPQLDRDFVRPQLHIEQALGPIWPQVDPHDLQRAWMDVLRRAKLTQHHRIGREELSVREHMSAILRTLQSARFVEFSELFGGQASVPVVVVHFVAMLELAKETLIEITQAEPFAPIYVRLAYSPA